A genomic window from Lentibacter algarum includes:
- a CDS encoding site-specific integrase, giving the protein MNDEMPINLPRYVFRRANGSFRYKRNVPKHLRALLGKDTLYRQLGDSYREAMQALPLVHARVEALLNDETNKSARERSVELIRGALGDEVADLVLAEAVPEYSPIEDALNDLGKALHKQKLPAEVVQQVYSGRLKPDTMTLEKALQEYVAYKSDTPKAAREIGQRVERLRTDMQAVFGKQKLKHVALSDITRQDANELRDHLLSRVSANSAVRMLGVVRTAINHVIVEHALTLPNVFTNLKIKGAGASKHDRLPLKDTQLSLLEPAFSGDATAWALYVTLRDTGARVSEVSGLRIKDCDLVAKCLHISPTPWRGLKTTNSQRSVPLSAEAVAALGKLIQNQTSDPEAPLFARYAKERGADSCSAMLMKRLRTVITDKKLTMHSLRHRMKDKLRNTGCPEAISLAILGHSTNTVAANYGSGYALEVMREHLEKVWQ; this is encoded by the coding sequence ATGAATGATGAGATGCCGATAAACCTTCCCCGCTATGTGTTCCGCCGTGCCAATGGCAGCTTCCGGTATAAGCGCAACGTCCCAAAGCACCTGCGGGCTCTGCTTGGGAAGGATACGCTGTATCGCCAGTTGGGGGACAGCTACCGAGAGGCCATGCAGGCTCTGCCCTTGGTACATGCGCGGGTTGAGGCTCTGCTGAATGACGAGACCAACAAGTCTGCCCGAGAGCGGAGTGTTGAGCTCATCCGAGGGGCGCTTGGGGATGAGGTGGCAGACCTTGTGCTGGCGGAGGCTGTGCCTGAGTACTCCCCGATTGAGGATGCGCTGAATGACCTGGGCAAAGCGCTGCATAAGCAGAAGCTGCCTGCGGAGGTGGTGCAGCAGGTCTACTCGGGCCGCCTGAAGCCAGACACCATGACGCTGGAGAAGGCCCTGCAGGAGTATGTGGCCTACAAGTCAGATACACCCAAGGCTGCCCGAGAGATTGGCCAGCGGGTGGAGCGGTTGCGCACAGATATGCAGGCTGTCTTCGGCAAGCAAAAGCTCAAGCACGTAGCTTTGTCAGACATCACCCGACAGGATGCCAACGAGTTGCGGGACCACTTGCTGAGCAGGGTCTCCGCCAACAGTGCCGTGAGGATGCTGGGGGTTGTAAGGACAGCCATCAACCATGTGATTGTGGAACATGCACTGACCCTCCCGAATGTGTTCACGAACCTGAAGATCAAAGGGGCAGGGGCCAGCAAGCACGACAGACTTCCCCTTAAAGACACTCAACTCTCCCTCCTTGAACCAGCCTTCTCGGGAGATGCCACAGCCTGGGCTCTGTATGTCACGCTGAGAGATACAGGAGCCAGAGTGTCAGAGGTATCTGGCCTGAGGATCAAAGACTGTGACCTCGTGGCCAAGTGCCTGCACATAAGCCCCACCCCTTGGAGAGGCCTGAAGACCACCAACTCGCAGCGCTCTGTGCCACTCTCAGCAGAGGCTGTGGCAGCGCTCGGCAAGCTCATCCAGAACCAGACCTCAGACCCAGAGGCACCGCTGTTTGCCCGCTACGCCAAGGAGCGTGGGGCTGACAGTTGCTCGGCCATGCTCATGAAGCGCCTACGCACCGTCATCACCGACAAGAAGCTGACCATGCACAGCCTTCGCCACCGCATGAAGGACAAGCTACGCAACACAGGCTGTCCAGAGGCCATATCGCTCGCCATCCTTGGGCACAGCACCAACACAGTCGCCGCCAACTACGGCTCAGGCTACGCGCTGGAGGTCATGCGGGAGCACCTGGAGAAGGTGTGGCAATGA
- a CDS encoding complex I NDUFA9 subunit family protein gives MSKLVTIFGGSGFVGRYIAQQLAMKGWRVRVAVRRPNEALHVRPYGAVGQVEPVFCNIRNDASVEAVTRGSDAVVNCVGTFDRTGKNNFDAVQADGAERVARIAAAHGVKNLVHISALGVDRDELSEYARTKRAGEAGILAQFPSAMILRPSVIFGQEDGFFNRFASMSRMGPIFPLMGGNTKFQPVYVMDVANAAVMGVQGKASGIYELGGPETKTLRGWIDVILAEVHRTKPVFNAPMFVGRMMAWGLDLMQTLTFGIARNGLITRDQVKQLKTDNVVQEGAKTFADLGIVATAPEAVIESYLWRYRPSGQYDAIRDSAKNLNI, from the coding sequence ATGTCAAAGCTTGTCACCATTTTTGGCGGTTCGGGATTTGTTGGGCGCTATATAGCGCAGCAGCTCGCTATGAAAGGCTGGCGTGTTCGAGTGGCCGTGCGCCGTCCGAACGAAGCCTTGCATGTGCGTCCCTATGGTGCCGTTGGGCAAGTTGAGCCAGTGTTCTGCAACATTCGTAATGATGCGTCTGTCGAAGCGGTCACACGCGGATCTGACGCTGTCGTGAACTGTGTTGGCACGTTTGATCGCACGGGCAAAAACAACTTTGACGCCGTCCAGGCCGATGGAGCAGAGCGTGTGGCCCGGATCGCTGCGGCGCATGGCGTAAAGAACCTCGTGCATATCTCTGCATTGGGTGTCGATCGTGACGAGCTAAGCGAATACGCCCGCACTAAGCGCGCGGGCGAAGCTGGTATTCTGGCTCAGTTCCCCAGCGCGATGATCCTGCGGCCCTCTGTTATCTTTGGTCAGGAAGATGGGTTCTTTAACCGGTTTGCAAGCATGTCTCGCATGGGCCCGATCTTTCCGCTGATGGGAGGCAACACTAAGTTCCAACCTGTCTATGTTATGGATGTTGCGAACGCGGCTGTGATGGGCGTCCAAGGAAAAGCCAGTGGCATATATGAGCTTGGTGGACCTGAAACGAAAACTCTGCGCGGTTGGATTGATGTGATCCTTGCGGAAGTTCACAGAACGAAGCCTGTTTTCAATGCTCCGATGTTTGTTGGGCGTATGATGGCTTGGGGTCTTGATCTTATGCAAACCCTGACATTTGGAATCGCAAGAAACGGGCTCATCACACGTGATCAGGTAAAGCAGCTCAAGACAGACAATGTTGTTCAGGAGGGTGCAAAAACCTTTGCGGACCTTGGTATTGTCGCAACAGCGCCTGAAGCTGTGATCGAGAGCTATCTTTGGCGCTACCGTCCGTCTGGGCAGTATGACGCAATCCGCGATTCAGCCAAAAACCTCAATATTTAA
- a CDS encoding undecaprenyl-diphosphate phosphatase, producing MPFYLLILVALVQGITEFLPVSSSGHLILISELSSAPDQGQAIDVAVHIGTLFAVVIFFWRDVAMGLAGIPRMLTGRIDTAGSKLAFLLMIATIPAIAFGLVLKLTGLSDAMRSMTVIGWTMLLFGLLLWWADQRGTIEKTEADWTTRDAIKMGLWQAVALIPGTSRSGICITAGRMLGYSRQDSAKLAMLMSIPTIVASGVLLGVEVIATADAQVARDGAVAAVMSFVAALFALSIMMRLLRSISFTPYVIYRVALGIVLLVVAYSA from the coding sequence ATGCCATTTTATCTATTGATTCTCGTCGCGCTGGTACAAGGCATCACAGAGTTCTTGCCCGTTTCTTCCTCGGGGCACCTCATTCTGATTTCTGAGCTGTCCTCTGCCCCCGATCAAGGACAAGCGATAGATGTCGCCGTTCATATCGGGACACTCTTCGCCGTCGTCATCTTCTTCTGGCGAGATGTAGCCATGGGTCTTGCCGGTATCCCCCGTATGCTCACAGGCCGCATAGACACTGCGGGATCAAAGCTCGCGTTCCTCCTGATGATTGCAACGATACCAGCAATCGCATTTGGTCTAGTTTTAAAGCTCACGGGCCTCTCTGATGCCATGCGCTCTATGACGGTAATCGGCTGGACAATGCTATTGTTTGGTCTGTTGCTCTGGTGGGCCGACCAGCGCGGAACAATTGAAAAAACTGAAGCTGACTGGACGACAAGAGACGCCATCAAAATGGGCCTTTGGCAAGCGGTCGCGCTCATTCCCGGGACGTCACGCTCAGGTATCTGTATCACAGCGGGCCGGATGCTTGGCTACTCGCGCCAAGATTCAGCAAAGCTTGCGATGCTTATGTCGATCCCGACAATTGTCGCCAGCGGCGTGCTCCTCGGCGTAGAAGTGATCGCAACAGCGGATGCTCAAGTCGCACGCGATGGCGCTGTCGCCGCGGTCATGTCTTTCGTTGCGGCGCTCTTCGCTTTGAGCATCATGATGCGGCTTCTGCGCAGCATTAGCTTCACACCCTACGTAATTTACCGTGTGGCGCTGGGTATTGTTTTGCTAGTGGTTGCCTATAGCGCTTAA